A segment of the Cohnella algarum genome:
ATATCGCCGCGATTTCCGCGCTCAGCTCCTGTTCCCACCAGTCGGCGAGCTTTTTGCGGTCGCTTCGGTTTTCGTGCACCCAAAGCAAATTTTCGACGACCCGCTTCGCATACAATTGCTCCGACTGCTCAAGCTGCGCGGGAGGCACGTAAAGCTTCAATCGTTTGGCCGTCCGGTAGAGCTCCTTGGA
Coding sequences within it:
- a CDS encoding dehydrogenase, with product MKTGREKHAASLPTARSIRRACSKELYRTAKRLKLYVPPAQLEQSEQLYAKRVVENLLWVHENRSDRKKLADWWEQELSAEIAAIWNVDRARLAAAFRDAFGG